In a single window of the Gossypium hirsutum isolate 1008001.06 chromosome D02, Gossypium_hirsutum_v2.1, whole genome shotgun sequence genome:
- the LOC107943264 gene encoding calmodulin-like protein 7, with product MDDVEFKKVFQMFDKNGDGRISKEELNDSLKKLGIFIPDDKLTQMIKKIDVNGDNYVDIEEFRELYQSVMNDKDDDTNSFYEEEDILEAFKVFDQNGDGYISVDELMSILVSLGLKEGKTIEDCKKMIMKVDVDGDGRVNFLEFKQMMKGGGFSAFS from the exons ATGGATGATGTAGAGTTCAAGAAGGTTTTTCAAATGTTTGATAAGAACGGAGATGGGAGAATTTCAAAGGAGGAATTGAATGACTCATTGAAaaaattaggtatttttatccCCGATGACAAGTTAACACAAATGATCAAAAAAATTGATGTCAATGGTGATAACTACGTCGATATTGAGGAGTTTCGTGAGTTGTATCAATCCGTTATGAATGATAAGGAtgatgatacgaactcgtttt aTGAAGAGGAAGATATTTTAGAGGCTTTCAAGGTTTTTGATCAAAATGGAGATGGTTACATTTCTGTTGATGAGCTAATGTCTATTTTGGTTTCACTTGGGCTTAAAGAAGGGAAAACTATTGAAGATTGTAAAAAGATGATAATGAAAGTTGATGTGGATGGTGATGGTagggttaattttttagaattcaaGCAAATGATGAAAGGGGGTGGTTTTAGTGCTTTCAGTTGA